One genomic window of Verrucomicrobiia bacterium includes the following:
- a CDS encoding ATP-dependent Clp protease proteolytic subunit — protein MQNFLVPMVVEQTGRGERGYDIYSRLLVDRIVFLGTPVDDMVANLIIAQLLFLQMTDPKKDIHLYINSPGGSVTAGLAIYDTMQFLTCDVNTYCIGQAASMGAVLLCGGTHGKRYALPNSNIMIHQVLGGAEGPASDVEIRVRYMLKLKQRLNGIISKHTGKAIDQVEKDCDRDNFMSAEEAKAYGLVDEVVQSRKEIPGMAERATSLIDKKE, from the coding sequence ATGCAAAATTTCTTAGTGCCCATGGTGGTCGAGCAAACCGGCCGCGGGGAGCGTGGTTATGATATTTACTCGCGATTGCTCGTGGATCGCATCGTGTTCCTGGGCACCCCCGTCGATGACATGGTCGCCAATCTCATTATTGCACAGCTCTTGTTCCTGCAGATGACCGATCCCAAGAAGGACATTCATCTTTATATTAATTCTCCGGGCGGAAGCGTCACCGCGGGCCTGGCAATTTACGACACCATGCAATTCCTCACCTGCGACGTGAACACCTACTGCATTGGACAGGCTGCGTCGATGGGCGCGGTGCTTCTCTGCGGCGGCACCCATGGCAAGCGTTACGCGCTTCCAAACTCGAACATCATGATTCACCAGGTGCTCGGCGGCGCTGAAGGTCCGGCGAGCGATGTTGAAATCCGTGTCCGTTACATGCTCAAGTTGAAGCAGCGGCTCAACGGAATCATCTCAAAGCACACCGGGAAAGCGATCGATCAGGTCGAGAAGGATTGCGATCGCGACAATTTCATGTCTGCCGAGGAAGCCAAGGCTTACGGCCTCGTGGATGAGGTTGTCCAGTCGCGCAAGGAAATACCGGGCATGGCCGAACGAGCCACTTCACTCATCGACAAAAAGGAATAA
- a CDS encoding VOC family protein, whose product MNFAIEHIGLPAQNTTALKDWYVQVLRSEVIYTNDQSPPMFLLRVGGAMMIEIYAGDQSLRETGNNRLNGWRHVALRVESIEEARTHLESAGVPITDEIRPAGGGGRVLFFADPEGNLLHLVERSTDSPVR is encoded by the coding sequence GTGAACTTCGCGATTGAACACATCGGCCTTCCCGCACAAAACACCACGGCATTGAAGGACTGGTACGTGCAGGTCCTCCGTTCAGAAGTCATCTATACCAACGATCAGAGTCCACCCATGTTCCTCCTGCGCGTTGGAGGCGCCATGATGATAGAAATTTATGCGGGCGACCAGTCGCTTCGCGAAACCGGCAACAACCGATTGAACGGCTGGCGGCATGTGGCCTTGCGAGTGGAATCGATTGAGGAGGCGCGAACACACCTGGAATCTGCGGGGGTTCCGATAACAGACGAGATCCGGCCCGCTGGCGGCGGCGGACGGGTTCTATTCTTTGCCGATCCCGAAGGCAATCTTCTTCATTTGGTCGAACGTTCCACGGATTCACCTGTTCGTTGA
- a CDS encoding redox-sensing transcriptional repressor Rex codes for MIKRTASGPVESAQKASVACLKRLPSYLQLLREMQKHGQEFVSGTVLSSVHSLEPVIVRKDLAITGVVGRPKLGFRIDELIHAIERFLGWDRPTEAVLVGCGSLGTALLGYGRFSGLRLKVVGAFDRDSRKTGRVVHGVKIGAMDTMASFAAHRNIALGLLTTPAESAQEVADQMVECGIRGIWNFAPVKLNVPPHVVVQKEDIAEGLAVLLHRMRQAHADAIAD; via the coding sequence ATGATCAAAAGAACAGCCTCAGGGCCGGTGGAAAGTGCGCAAAAAGCGAGCGTTGCTTGTCTTAAGCGGCTGCCGTCGTATCTGCAGCTGCTGAGGGAGATGCAAAAGCATGGCCAGGAATTTGTATCCGGCACCGTTCTTTCCAGCGTTCATTCGCTCGAGCCTGTCATCGTCCGCAAAGATCTCGCAATCACCGGGGTTGTCGGACGGCCGAAACTGGGGTTCAGGATCGATGAGTTGATTCACGCGATCGAACGCTTCCTTGGATGGGATCGGCCGACCGAGGCGGTTCTCGTGGGCTGCGGGAGTCTCGGAACGGCTCTGCTCGGTTACGGGCGGTTCAGCGGATTGCGGCTGAAGGTGGTGGGGGCTTTTGATCGCGACAGCCGCAAAACGGGGCGCGTGGTTCACGGCGTTAAGATTGGCGCGATGGACACGATGGCGTCCTTTGCCGCGCATCGGAATATCGCGCTGGGCCTGCTCACCACGCCTGCGGAGTCCGCCCAGGAAGTGGCGGATCAGATGGTGGAGTGCGGCATTCGCGGCATTTGGAATTTTGCACCAGTCAAGTTGAACGTCCCGCCGCACGTGGTCGTGCAAAAGGAGGACATTGCGGAAGGATTGGCGGTATTGCTCCACCGAATGCGACAGGCCCACGCAGACGCAATCGCCGATTGA
- a CDS encoding pyruvate carboxylase subunit B → MKAKKVLFNNTVLRDGHQSMAATRMATSQMLEPAPILDEMGFAGLETWGGATIDSCLRFLNENPFDRLRTLKKLAPRTPQLMLLRGQNIVQYASFPDDVVETFVRLTCENGQDILRIFDALNDVRNLQTAIRATKKFGKHARGELCYTISPVHTVENFVKMGVELEKMGCDSIGIKDMSGILQPQIAFKLVQELKGEVGIPIALHTHDTAGLGAASYLAAIDAGVDCVEVSITPFANGTSQPDTQRMLALLEGHPRCPSFDTEKLAKLRTYFEGVYKQLEKFTSPANERVDSDILIYQVPGGMLSNFRTQLKEQGMADKFDQVVKEIPVVRAALGWIPLVTPTSQIVGTQAMMNVKFGRWKMICQPAQDIALGKYGRTPGPIDPGVLAQVEKQTGKKPTTERPADLLQPGMEGYRKQCGEKGLPTDDETVVLFAMFPQQVQDLHKPKAAAAATATPAAPAPAPVGKAAPPLASTATAGTTGAVGRQLFVTVNGQRHSVTVETLD, encoded by the coding sequence ATGAAAGCAAAGAAAGTATTGTTCAATAACACCGTTCTGCGCGATGGCCACCAGTCCATGGCTGCCACACGCATGGCGACTTCCCAAATGCTCGAACCCGCGCCCATCCTCGATGAAATGGGCTTTGCCGGGTTGGAGACTTGGGGCGGAGCAACGATCGATTCCTGCCTTCGGTTCCTGAACGAGAACCCGTTTGATCGCCTTCGAACCCTGAAGAAGCTGGCTCCCAGGACACCGCAATTGATGCTTCTGCGCGGGCAAAACATTGTTCAATACGCCAGTTTTCCCGACGACGTTGTCGAGACATTCGTCCGTCTCACCTGCGAGAACGGGCAGGACATCCTGCGCATCTTCGACGCGCTCAACGATGTGCGGAATCTTCAAACCGCGATCAGGGCCACAAAGAAATTCGGCAAGCACGCCCGCGGCGAACTGTGTTACACGATCAGTCCTGTGCATACGGTGGAGAACTTTGTGAAGATGGGTGTCGAGCTTGAGAAGATGGGTTGCGATTCCATTGGGATCAAGGACATGTCAGGGATCCTCCAGCCGCAAATCGCGTTCAAGCTCGTGCAGGAACTCAAGGGCGAGGTGGGAATTCCAATCGCATTGCATACGCACGACACGGCGGGCCTTGGCGCGGCCAGTTACCTCGCTGCGATTGATGCCGGAGTGGATTGTGTGGAGGTCTCGATTACGCCGTTCGCCAATGGCACGTCACAACCCGACACGCAGCGCATGCTGGCATTGCTGGAAGGACATCCGCGCTGCCCCAGTTTCGACACCGAAAAACTCGCAAAACTCCGCACCTATTTCGAAGGCGTCTACAAGCAGCTCGAGAAATTCACGAGCCCGGCCAACGAACGCGTCGACAGCGACATCCTCATTTATCAGGTGCCTGGCGGGATGCTTTCGAATTTCCGAACACAGTTGAAGGAACAGGGAATGGCCGACAAGTTTGACCAGGTCGTAAAGGAAATTCCCGTGGTGCGCGCGGCACTGGGCTGGATTCCGCTGGTCACGCCGACATCGCAGATCGTGGGAACGCAGGCGATGATGAACGTCAAGTTTGGGCGTTGGAAAATGATCTGCCAGCCTGCGCAGGACATTGCGCTGGGCAAATATGGCCGCACTCCAGGGCCGATCGATCCCGGCGTCCTGGCGCAGGTAGAGAAGCAAACGGGCAAGAAGCCCACGACCGAAAGGCCCGCCGATCTGCTGCAACCAGGCATGGAAGGTTATCGAAAACAATGCGGTGAGAAGGGACTGCCAACTGACGACGAGACGGTGGTGTTGTTTGCGATGTTTCCGCAGCAGGTGCAGGATCTGCATAAGCCCAAAGCGGCAGCCGCAGCGACGGCCACTCCGGCTGCGCCCGCGCCGGCGCCTGTTGGAAAAGCCGCCCCACCATTAGCGTCAACAGCCACCGCAGGAACCACAGGAGCAGTGGGACGCCAATTATTCGTCACGGTGAACGGACAGCGGCATAGCGTAACCGTCGAAACCCTCGATTGA
- a CDS encoding methylmalonyl-CoA mutase family protein, giving the protein MTAPENQQKRETLLAEFPQASVEEWRRLVEAELKGAPFDKKMFTDTYEGIHVKPLYRSEDIANLPHVHSFPGFAPYVRGARASGYVKRPWDVSQEIAVSSPTAFNDAARNSLARGLNALNIVLDRATRNGQDPDWAQPHEVGLGGLSIATLNDLNRALDGVDLDTTSLFVRSGASAMPFAAVLIALARKRKKTPANLRGCIEMDPLGVLSHEGKLPQSMDGAYNEMACLTAWAAERAPKLQTICIHSRAWHEAGGSAVQELAFTLATGLEYLRELNQRGLDADLVAPRMRFAITVGEQFFMEISKLRALRMLWSRLISSLGGNEASQRISIHGRTSLWNKTAVDPYNNLLRGTVESFSAVLGGVDSLQVGAFDDVLRPPDDFSLRIARNTQLILQKECNLTEVIDPAGGSWYVEWLTAEVARRAWTLFQEVEKLGGMRAALETGFPQKSVAATAADKLNAVARRRDAIIGVNQYANPAEKPLPVPPVSAEPFHKRRVQQVTSHRTSLDDETNAAVLNQLSRVVGAKGVDLFEVCVDAVAAGATLGELTRAIRIQDAPGTPIIPVCITRGSAQLERLRAAMNRQVEPAPVFLCTMGAPKEYRARAEFSRGFFAVGGYIVSAPRGFKTPAEAADAFAKSSGRIAVICSTDENYPALVPPLVAELRSRKPDAVVVLAGYPPDQIETHKKSGVDEFIHLRADALEVLTKLHQKLGIV; this is encoded by the coding sequence ATGACAGCCCCGGAAAATCAACAGAAGCGGGAAACGTTGCTCGCGGAATTCCCGCAGGCAAGCGTGGAGGAGTGGCGCCGGCTTGTGGAAGCCGAGTTGAAGGGTGCGCCTTTCGACAAGAAGATGTTCACCGACACTTACGAGGGAATCCACGTGAAGCCTCTCTATCGCAGCGAGGACATTGCGAACCTGCCGCATGTCCATTCCTTTCCCGGGTTCGCGCCGTATGTTCGCGGAGCGCGCGCCAGTGGTTATGTGAAGCGACCCTGGGATGTGTCGCAAGAAATCGCTGTCTCAAGCCCGACGGCTTTCAACGACGCTGCGCGCAACTCGCTCGCCCGCGGATTGAACGCGCTGAACATCGTTCTCGATCGCGCAACCCGCAACGGCCAGGACCCCGATTGGGCGCAGCCGCATGAGGTCGGTTTGGGCGGGCTCTCCATCGCGACGTTGAACGACCTGAATCGCGCACTGGATGGAGTGGATCTCGATACCACATCGTTGTTTGTCCGGTCGGGGGCATCAGCAATGCCATTCGCCGCAGTGCTGATTGCGCTCGCACGCAAGCGGAAGAAAACGCCAGCAAACTTGCGCGGATGCATTGAGATGGATCCGCTTGGCGTGCTGTCGCACGAGGGCAAGCTGCCGCAATCGATGGACGGCGCGTATAATGAAATGGCGTGCCTCACCGCATGGGCTGCCGAACGCGCGCCAAAACTTCAGACAATTTGCATCCACAGCCGTGCCTGGCACGAGGCCGGAGGAAGCGCGGTACAGGAACTCGCGTTTACGCTGGCCACTGGGCTCGAATATCTCCGCGAGTTGAATCAACGCGGCCTGGACGCCGACCTTGTCGCGCCTCGCATGCGTTTCGCGATCACCGTTGGCGAGCAATTCTTCATGGAGATTTCCAAGCTGCGCGCCCTGCGCATGCTTTGGTCACGCCTCATTTCAAGCCTTGGCGGCAATGAAGCATCCCAGCGCATTTCGATTCACGGACGCACATCGCTTTGGAACAAGACGGCCGTGGATCCCTACAACAACCTGCTGCGCGGCACGGTGGAGTCCTTCAGCGCGGTGCTGGGCGGAGTCGATAGTTTGCAGGTCGGCGCGTTCGACGATGTGTTGCGGCCTCCTGACGACTTCAGCCTGCGCATCGCGCGCAACACGCAATTGATCCTGCAGAAGGAATGCAACCTGACTGAAGTGATCGATCCCGCTGGCGGCTCCTGGTATGTGGAATGGCTGACTGCCGAAGTGGCGCGCCGGGCATGGACGCTGTTCCAGGAAGTCGAGAAACTCGGCGGAATGCGCGCTGCGCTCGAGACCGGGTTTCCGCAAAAGTCTGTGGCAGCAACGGCAGCCGACAAACTCAACGCAGTTGCCCGGCGTCGTGACGCAATCATAGGCGTCAACCAATATGCGAATCCTGCGGAGAAGCCTCTGCCCGTCCCGCCTGTTTCTGCGGAACCATTTCACAAGCGCCGCGTCCAGCAGGTCACATCGCACCGAACTTCTCTCGACGACGAAACCAATGCCGCAGTGCTCAACCAGCTCTCGCGCGTCGTGGGCGCGAAGGGTGTGGATTTGTTTGAGGTGTGCGTGGATGCCGTCGCGGCTGGCGCAACTCTCGGCGAATTGACGCGGGCCATTCGGATTCAAGACGCGCCAGGAACGCCAATCATCCCGGTATGTATCACCCGCGGTTCGGCGCAACTGGAGCGGCTTCGGGCTGCGATGAACCGGCAGGTGGAACCCGCGCCTGTGTTTCTCTGCACGATGGGCGCGCCAAAGGAATACCGCGCGCGCGCGGAGTTTTCCCGCGGCTTCTTCGCAGTCGGCGGGTATATCGTGAGTGCGCCCCGCGGATTCAAAACACCTGCGGAAGCCGCTGACGCTTTTGCCAAATCCAGTGGACGAATCGCTGTGATTTGTTCGACGGATGAGAACTATCCCGCGCTCGTGCCGCCGCTCGTGGCGGAATTGCGCTCGCGCAAACCTGATGCTGTGGTGGTGCTGGCGGGTTATCCACCCGACCAAATCGAAACGCACAAGAAATCTGGAGTCGACGAGTTCATTCACCTGAGGGCGGACGCCCTGGAGGTGCTGACGAAGCTGCACCAGAAACTGGGAATTGTATGA
- the scpA gene encoding methylmalonyl-CoA mutase → MKTFPDFTQVPFDSTPATITRADWRAHFEAETGASLDEWVTKTLEQIDLQPLYDADDLARCEHLETLPGLAPYVRGPYGSMYVSKPWTVRQYAGFSTAEESNAFYRRNIAAGQQGLSVAFDLPTHRGYDSDHPRAFADVGKAGVAIDSIEDVKLLFKDIPLDRISVSMTMNGAVLPVMAFYIVAAEEQGVKLEQLSGTIQNDILKEYMVRNTYIYPPAPSMRIIADIFGFASKFMPKFNSISISGYHMQEAGATADLEMAYTLADGLEYVRTGIKSGIDIDAFAPRLSFFWAQGKNYFMEVAKMRAARALWAKLIRQFNPKNPKSMALRTHSQTSGWSLTEQDPFNNVARTCIEAMAAALGHTQSLHTNSLDEAIALPTDFSARIARNTQLLLQEETGICRVIDPWGGSFFVEALTDELMRRAWGHIQEVESLGGMAKAIETGLPKLRIEEAAARRQAHIDSGKEQIIGVNTLRLEKAQHLDLLEVDNSAVRESQIKRLHQIKASRDNAKVQAALDALTRCAETGGGNLLGLSVEAARARATLGEISFALEKHFSRHKAVIRSVSGVYQAEFGSDPQIQQVRQLTDQFAEKQGRRPRVLIAKMGQDGHDRGAKVVATAYADLGFDVDIGPLFQQPEEAARMAAENDVHVVGISSLAGGHKTLLVQLREELVKVGRDDIMIVVGGVIPPQDYDFLRANGAAAVFGPGTFIPDAAKEILTQLNQTLG, encoded by the coding sequence ATGAAAACGTTTCCCGACTTTACGCAAGTGCCCTTTGACAGCACGCCCGCGACAATAACCCGCGCCGACTGGCGCGCGCATTTTGAGGCAGAAACCGGCGCGTCGCTCGACGAATGGGTGACGAAGACGCTGGAACAGATTGATCTTCAGCCGTTGTACGATGCCGATGACCTCGCGCGCTGCGAGCATCTTGAAACATTGCCCGGCCTCGCGCCGTACGTTCGAGGCCCTTACGGTTCAATGTATGTCAGCAAGCCCTGGACGGTCCGGCAATACGCAGGATTCTCCACGGCCGAGGAATCGAATGCGTTTTACCGCCGCAATATCGCAGCAGGCCAGCAGGGTTTGTCAGTTGCTTTCGACCTGCCAACGCATCGCGGATACGACTCGGATCACCCGCGCGCGTTTGCTGATGTTGGCAAGGCAGGAGTGGCGATCGATTCAATTGAAGACGTAAAACTTCTGTTCAAGGACATTCCGCTCGATCGCATTTCCGTTTCGATGACCATGAACGGCGCGGTGCTGCCCGTGATGGCGTTCTACATCGTGGCGGCGGAGGAACAGGGGGTGAAACTCGAGCAACTCTCGGGCACGATTCAAAACGACATCCTTAAGGAATACATGGTGCGGAACACCTATATCTATCCGCCTGCGCCTTCGATGCGCATCATCGCTGATATTTTCGGCTTTGCGTCGAAGTTCATGCCGAAGTTCAATTCGATCTCGATTTCGGGCTATCACATGCAGGAAGCGGGCGCGACGGCTGACCTTGAAATGGCTTACACGCTCGCGGACGGCCTGGAATACGTTCGCACTGGCATCAAGTCAGGAATCGACATTGATGCATTTGCTCCGCGGCTCTCGTTCTTCTGGGCGCAGGGAAAAAATTACTTCATGGAGGTGGCGAAGATGCGGGCTGCCCGCGCTCTGTGGGCCAAGCTTATCCGCCAGTTCAATCCGAAGAATCCCAAGTCGATGGCCTTGAGGACGCATTCGCAAACTTCGGGCTGGTCCCTGACGGAACAGGATCCCTTCAATAACGTTGCGCGCACGTGCATTGAAGCCATGGCAGCTGCGCTCGGCCACACACAGTCACTCCATACGAACTCCCTCGATGAGGCCATTGCTTTGCCCACTGACTTCTCCGCACGCATCGCGCGCAACACGCAGCTGTTGCTGCAGGAGGAGACCGGCATCTGCCGTGTCATTGACCCGTGGGGCGGGTCGTTCTTTGTCGAGGCGTTGACTGACGAGTTGATGCGCCGCGCGTGGGGCCATATTCAGGAAGTGGAATCGCTCGGCGGAATGGCCAAGGCGATTGAGACAGGTTTGCCGAAGCTGCGCATCGAGGAAGCGGCGGCGCGGCGCCAGGCGCACATTGATTCGGGCAAGGAACAGATCATTGGCGTGAACACGCTGCGCCTGGAAAAAGCCCAGCATCTCGACCTGCTGGAAGTGGACAACTCCGCCGTGCGCGAATCGCAGATCAAACGATTGCATCAGATCAAGGCGAGCCGCGACAACGCCAAAGTCCAGGCCGCTCTCGATGCCCTGACGCGTTGTGCGGAAACGGGCGGGGGCAATCTGCTCGGGTTGTCCGTGGAAGCCGCGCGCGCTCGTGCTACGTTGGGCGAAATTTCGTTCGCATTGGAGAAACACTTCAGCCGGCACAAAGCCGTCATTCGATCCGTGAGTGGAGTTTATCAAGCCGAATTCGGAAGCGACCCGCAAATTCAGCAGGTGCGCCAGTTAACCGACCAGTTTGCCGAGAAACAGGGACGCCGCCCGCGTGTGCTCATCGCCAAGATGGGCCAGGACGGACACGATCGCGGCGCGAAAGTCGTGGCAACGGCTTATGCAGACCTCGGATTTGACGTGGATATCGGACCGCTGTTCCAACAACCCGAGGAAGCGGCGCGCATGGCGGCAGAGAACGATGTGCACGTTGTTGGGATTAGCTCCCTAGCTGGCGGACACAAGACCCTGCTGGTTCAATTGCGCGAAGAACTCGTGAAGGTGGGTCGCGACGACATCATGATCGTCGTGGGCGGTGTCATTCCTCCGCAGGACTATGACTTCCTGAGGGCCAATGGAGCGGCTGCTGTCTTCGGGCCGGGCACGTTTATTCCAGACGCGGCGAAGGAGATTCTGACGCAGTTGAACCAGACATTGGGGTAA
- the meaB gene encoding methylmalonyl Co-A mutase-associated GTPase MeaB, with amino-acid sequence MSEERSVPMTPRRPRQMTVEDYVSGILNRDRAILARAITLVESTSRLHEALAQEVLQRVMPHTGKARRVGITGVPGVGKSTFIESLGTHLVERGQRIAVLTIDPTSSRSGGSILGDKTRMEKLCQLPAAFIRPSPTGHSLGGVARRTRETMLLCEAAGYDSILVESVGVGQTEIALRSMVDFFLLLLLPGAGDELQGIKKGIVEMADLVAINKADGDNRLKAELARQDQSAALHYLQSATPGWKTDVALCAGLTGDGVPELWQAVERFYAELEPKGVIARRRQDQSFSWLESLIEDELKRRFYEDPRVSARLPEVRQALIRGETTAVRAAADLMNVHRQNL; translated from the coding sequence ATGAGCGAAGAGCGTTCCGTCCCAATGACTCCCAGGCGTCCGCGCCAGATGACGGTGGAGGATTACGTTTCGGGCATTCTCAATCGTGATCGCGCAATCCTCGCGCGTGCAATCACGCTCGTTGAAAGCACGTCGCGCCTGCACGAGGCCTTGGCGCAGGAGGTGTTGCAGCGCGTGATGCCGCACACAGGGAAAGCCAGGCGCGTGGGAATCACGGGAGTTCCGGGGGTTGGCAAAAGCACGTTCATCGAATCCCTGGGAACGCACCTCGTGGAACGGGGGCAGCGAATCGCAGTTTTGACGATAGATCCGACGAGCTCGCGTTCCGGCGGAAGCATCCTCGGTGACAAGACGCGGATGGAAAAGCTGTGCCAGTTGCCTGCCGCATTCATTCGTCCTTCGCCCACGGGACACAGCCTCGGGGGCGTTGCGCGGCGCACGCGCGAGACGATGCTGCTGTGCGAGGCAGCGGGCTACGATTCGATCCTTGTGGAAAGCGTCGGCGTTGGGCAGACCGAGATCGCGCTCCGCTCCATGGTCGATTTTTTTCTGCTGCTGCTGCTGCCCGGAGCAGGGGACGAATTGCAAGGCATCAAGAAGGGGATTGTTGAAATGGCGGACCTCGTGGCGATCAACAAGGCCGATGGCGACAACCGCTTGAAAGCCGAACTCGCGCGGCAGGATCAGAGCGCGGCGCTGCATTACCTGCAATCGGCGACGCCAGGCTGGAAGACGGACGTCGCATTGTGCGCGGGGCTGACGGGCGACGGCGTTCCAGAGCTTTGGCAGGCCGTAGAACGCTTCTACGCAGAGTTGGAGCCCAAGGGCGTCATTGCCCGCCGGCGGCAGGATCAATCGTTTTCGTGGCTTGAGTCGCTGATCGAGGACGAGCTCAAGCGGCGATTTTACGAAGACCCGCGCGTCAGTGCGCGGCTCCCGGAAGTGCGGCAGGCTTTGATCCGTGGTGAGACCACGGCGGTGCGTGCCGCAGCGGATTTGATGAACGTTCATCGACAAAATTTATGA
- the mce gene encoding methylmalonyl-CoA epimerase encodes MIKKIDHLGIAVKSLDEAVPYYEKALGLKCEHREEVASQRVRTAFFNCGEVHLELLEPTDPESPIAKFLEKNPAGGIHHIAFGVDDVQAQLQQAAGAGVRLINEEPFDGAAGKLVAFLHPKSTFGVLTEFCMPKGGDDTCGCKH; translated from the coding sequence ATGATCAAGAAAATCGACCATCTCGGCATCGCGGTTAAGTCACTCGATGAAGCGGTTCCGTATTACGAGAAAGCCTTGGGGCTGAAATGCGAGCATCGCGAGGAAGTCGCGTCACAGCGCGTGCGCACCGCGTTTTTCAACTGCGGCGAAGTTCACCTGGAGTTGCTTGAACCGACGGATCCGGAAAGCCCGATCGCCAAGTTCCTGGAGAAGAATCCTGCGGGCGGCATTCACCACATTGCCTTTGGCGTGGATGACGTACAGGCGCAGCTGCAGCAGGCTGCAGGCGCAGGCGTGCGCTTGATCAATGAGGAACCTTTTGACGGCGCAGCGGGCAAGCTCGTCGCGTTTCTCCATCCAAAGTCCACCTTCGGCGTGCTCACGGAATTCTGCATGCCCAAGGGAGGCGACGACACCTGCGGTTGCAAACATTAA
- a CDS encoding carboxyl transferase domain-containing protein, giving the protein MAISKALLEELEKKRAAARAGGGEDKLKARRAKGLMTARDRLDALYQSGTFQEWGMHADHDCHNFGLENKTMPGDGVVTGTGLVDGRAVAAFSQDFTISGGSLGRIHSKKICDIMEYALKAGCPIIGFNDSGGARIQEGDDSLSGYGQVFFRNVLVSGVVPQIAIIAGPCAGGAAYSPALMDFIIMVKGSANMFICGPEVIQAVTGQKCTMEEIGSAMANASVSGNVHFIAENDADAVRIAKKLLSYLPSNNIMDPPHAPTPKIDLTPDPEMNKLIPENMKDPLDVTKVIARLVDGGDYLEVMKEFAKNVVICFARIQGIVVGIIANQSAVKAGTLDIDASDKTARFIRFCNVFNIPIVTLVDVPGFLPGVQQERGGIIRHGAKMLFAYASATVPKITVILRKAYGGAYLAMCSSDMGADAVYAWPTAEIAVMGAEGAVKILYKREIAAAADPKKEEAKLVAEYRDHFCSPYEAAKKAMITDVISPAETRATVGLALRNVLSKRETRPPKKHGTIPL; this is encoded by the coding sequence ATGGCCATTAGCAAAGCACTGTTGGAAGAACTGGAGAAAAAACGCGCGGCCGCCCGCGCTGGCGGCGGGGAGGACAAGCTCAAGGCACGGCGCGCGAAAGGTCTCATGACGGCGCGCGATCGCCTCGACGCTCTCTACCAATCCGGCACATTCCAGGAATGGGGAATGCACGCCGACCACGATTGCCACAACTTCGGCCTTGAGAACAAAACGATGCCGGGGGACGGCGTTGTCACGGGAACTGGATTGGTCGATGGACGCGCCGTGGCAGCGTTCAGCCAGGATTTCACAATCAGTGGCGGATCGCTCGGCCGTATTCATTCCAAGAAGATTTGCGACATCATGGAATACGCGCTGAAGGCAGGCTGCCCCATTATTGGCTTCAACGATTCAGGCGGCGCGCGCATCCAGGAAGGTGACGATTCCCTCTCGGGCTACGGGCAGGTCTTTTTTCGCAACGTCCTCGTGTCGGGCGTTGTGCCCCAGATCGCGATCATAGCCGGACCTTGCGCGGGCGGCGCCGCCTATTCCCCGGCGCTGATGGATTTCATCATCATGGTCAAGGGCTCCGCCAACATGTTCATCTGCGGACCCGAAGTGATCCAGGCGGTCACAGGACAGAAATGCACGATGGAGGAAATCGGCAGCGCCATGGCCAACGCGAGCGTCAGCGGCAATGTTCATTTCATCGCCGAGAACGACGCCGATGCTGTGCGCATTGCGAAGAAGCTGCTCTCGTATCTGCCGTCAAACAACATCATGGACCCGCCGCATGCGCCGACGCCCAAGATCGACCTGACGCCGGATCCCGAGATGAACAAGCTCATCCCCGAGAACATGAAGGATCCGCTCGACGTCACCAAGGTCATCGCGCGGCTCGTGGATGGCGGCGATTACCTGGAAGTGATGAAGGAGTTTGCGAAGAACGTTGTGATCTGTTTCGCGCGCATCCAGGGGATCGTTGTGGGCATCATTGCTAACCAGTCCGCTGTCAAGGCAGGCACGCTCGACATCGACGCTTCGGACAAGACGGCGCGGTTTATCCGTTTCTGCAACGTGTTCAATATTCCCATTGTGACGCTCGTCGACGTTCCCGGATTTTTGCCGGGCGTGCAGCAGGAACGCGGCGGGATCATCCGGCATGGCGCGAAGATGTTGTTCGCCTATGCTTCGGCAACAGTTCCAAAGATCACGGTGATCCTGCGCAAGGCGTATGGCGGTGCTTACCTCGCAATGTGCAGTTCCGACATGGGGGCCGACGCAGTCTATGCATGGCCCACGGCCGAGATCGCGGTCATGGGCGCAGAAGGCGCGGTGAAGATTCTATACAAGCGCGAAATTGCCGCGGCTGCCGATCCCAAGAAGGAGGAGGCCAAACTGGTTGCGGAGTATCGCGACCATTTTTGCTCGCCGTACGAAGCTGCGAAGAAGGCGATGATCACCGACGTCATCAGTCCGGCCGAAACGCGCGCCACAGTCGGGCTGGCATTGCGAAATGTCCTGAGCAAGCGCGAAACGCGTCCGCCGAAAAAACACGGAACGATCCCGCTGTAA